The Arachis hypogaea cultivar Tifrunner chromosome 14, arahy.Tifrunner.gnm2.J5K5, whole genome shotgun sequence genome has a segment encoding these proteins:
- the LOC112741158 gene encoding rust resistance kinase Lr10 — protein MARILLSMIFLLCIMEGECHNNKYECGRHRCGPQGPPIRFPFRLKDKEPLECGVPGFDLTCDHKHNTLIEFSSSVPQLSIKLLVMEIGYETNFLYLSDPENCLASKFLKLINTSISPFQFQFYNDDGPFSISIFNCSPDEQYHFSCPVYVASDESETLLGSNLVSCTKVFNLSTKITGIDSLMKNRLLLEWPKPNCTVCEASGKQCMLKNNGSNAASVECYGSITGPMLTKKILFYIAGPAFGSLLLLLLAFMLFKSYRYFRMKGDQARSAKFLEDYRALKPTRFSYADIKRITNGFKDKLGEGAHGAVFKGKLSNIIVAVKVLNNTIEDEGKDFINEVGTIGKIHHVNVVRLLGFCAQGFHRALVYDFFSKGSLENFITTPDNNDIFLGWDRLHQIALAIAKGIEYLHHGCEQQILHFNINPRNILLDDRFTPKITDLGLAKLCSKDKSAMSMTAVRGTLGYISPEVVSRNFGTATNKADIYSYGMLLLEMVGGRKNMVTGEEGRSHILYPEWAHNLIDGGDVHVHVEDEHDIKIARKIAIVGLWCIKWDPSNRPSAKTLVKMLESDGDKLTVPSNPLTNNSSNSRGCLSLEGKKHV, from the exons atggCTAGAATATTATTGAGTATGATATTCCTACTTTGTATCATGGAGGGAGAGTGCCACAATAATAAATATGAGTGTGGAAGACACCGTTGTGGACCACAAGGTCCTCCAATTCGTTTTCCATTCCGTCTTAAAGACAAGGAGCCTCTAGAGTGTGGTGTACCTGGCTTTGATCTCACTTGTGATCATAAGCATAACACCCTCATTGagttttcttcttctgttcctcAACTTTCAATTAAACTCCTTGTCATGGAAATAGGTTATGAAACCAACTTTCTATACCTCTCTGACCCCGAAAATTGTCTTGCCAGCAAATTTCTTAAACTAATTAATACTTCTATTTCTCCTTTTCAATTCCAATTTTATAATGATGATGGTCCATTTTCTATATCTATCTTTAATTGCTCACCCGACGAGCAATATCACTTCTCGTGCCCTGTTTATGTTGCTTCTGACGAGAGCGAGACACTCCTCGGTTCCAACCTTGTATCTTGCACCAAGGTGTTTAACTTGTCCACAAAAATCACGGGCATAGACTCCCTCATGAAAAATCGATTGTTGTTAGAGTGGCCGAAACCGAATTGTACTGTCTGTGAGGCGAGTGGCAAGCAATGCATGCTAAAGAACAATGGTTCCAATGCTGCTTCTGTTGAATGCTATGGGAGTATAACTGGTCCCATGCTAACCAAGAAGATACTCTTTTACATTGCAG GTCCCGCATTTGGATCGTTGCTGCTGCTGCTATTGGCTTTTATGTTGTTTAAGAGCTATCGATACTTCAGAATGAAGGGAGATCAAGCAAGGAGTGCCAAGTTCTTGGAGGATTACAGAGCCCTCAAACCTACTAGATTCTCATACGCTGATATTAAGAGAATCACAAATGGTTTCAAAGACAAGTTAGGGGAAGGAGCCCACGGTGCAGTCTTCAAAGGCAAGCTCTCAAACATTATTGTCGCAGTGAAAGTACTCAACAATACCATAGAGGATGAAGGGAAAGATTTCATCAATGAGGTTGGAACCATTGGCAAAATTCACCATGTTAATGTGGTTCGCTTGCTTGGCTTTTGCGCTCAAGGATTCCATCGTGCTTTAGTCTATGATTTCTTCTCAAAAGGATCACTTGAGAACTTCATCACCACACCAGACAACAATGACATTTTCCTTGGATGGGACAGGTTGCACCAAATTGCTCTTGCTATAGCAAAAGGCATCGAGTATCTTCATCATGGTTGTGAGCAGCAAATCCTTCATTTTAACATCAATCCCCGTAACATCTTGCTTGATGACAGATTCACACCCAAGATTACTGATCTTGGATTAGCCAAGTTATGTTCCAAGGACAAAAGTGCAATGTCAATGACCGCAGTTAGGGGAACCTTGGGCTACATTTCTCCTGAAGTTGTATCAAGAAACTTTGGCACTGCCACCAACAAAGCAGACATTTACAGTTATGGAATGTTGCTACTTGAAATGGTGGGAGGGAGAAAGAATATGGTTACAGGAGAAGAGGGACGTTCTCACATCTTGTATCCTGAATGGGCGCATAATTTGATTGATGGGGGAGATGTACATGTGCATGTTGAAGATGAGCATGATATTAAAATTGCAAGGAAGATTGCAATTGTGGGACTTTGGTGCATTAAGTGGGATCCATCAAACCGTCCATCTGCCAAAACTCTTGTAAAAATGCTTGAATCAGATGGAGATAAGCTCACAGTTCCTTCTAATCCTTTAACTAATAACTCCAGTAATTCTAGGGGGTGTTTGTCATTGGAAGGAAAAAAGCACGTTTAG